DNA from Cryomorphaceae bacterium 1068:
TCGTTCTTAACCTTGAAGAAGACAATGTAGGAGCGGTTCTCTTGGGTTCTTCAGAAGGAATCAAAGAAGGTGACGTAGTAAAACGTACCGGACTTATCTCATCTATTAAAGTAGGTGAAGGTATGTTGGGCCGTGTGGTAAACACACTTGGTGAGCCAATCGACGGGAAGGGACCTATCCAAGGTGAACTTCTCGAAATGCCTATTGAGCGAAAAGCTCCAGGTGTAATTTACAGACAGCCCGTAGATGAGCCACTTCAAACAGGTATTAAGGCAATCGATGCCATGATTCCCGTAGGTAGAGGACAACGTGAGTTGATCATTGGTGACCGCCAAACAGGTAAGTCTACGGTTGCGATTGATACCATCATCAACCAAAAAGAATTTTACGACAGAGGCGAGCCTGTTTTCTGTATCTACGTTGCCATCGGGCAAAAGGGATCAACAGTAGCTCAAATTGCGAAAACATTAGATGATGCAGGTGCTCTTGATTACACGGTAATTGTAGCAGCAAATGCCTCTGACCCTGCTCCTATGCAGTTCTTGGCACCATTCTCAGGTGCAGCTATCGGTGAGTTCTTCCGAGATACTGGAAGACCTGCTTTGATCGTGTTTGATGACCTTTCGAAGCAAGCAGTTGCATACCGTGAGGTTTCACTTTTGCTTCGACGCCCCCCGGGACGTGAGGCATACCCGGGTGACGTATTCTACCTTCACTCAAGGCTTCTTGAACGTGCAGCGAAAGTCATCAACAGTGATGAAATCGCAGCTCAGATGAATGACCTTCCTCCTTCATTGAAAGGAAGAGTAAAAGGTGGCGGATCCCTTACGGCACTCCCAATTATTGAAACACAAGCAGGAGACGTTTCTGCCTACATTCCTACCAACGTAATCTCGATTACCGACGGGCAGATTTTCCTTGAGTCAAACTTATTCCTATCGGGTGTACGCCCTGCGATCAACGTGGGTATCTCTGTATCTCGTGTAGGAGGAGCAGCTCAAATTAAATCGATGAAGAAAGTAGCAGGTACATTGAAGCTTGACCAAGCTCAATACCGTGAACTTGAGGCTTTTGCCAAATTCGGTTCTGACCTTGATGCAGCTACAATGTCCGTTCTTGGAAAAGGAGCTCGTAACGTGGAAATCTTGAAGCAAGCTCAAAACTCTCCGATGTCGGTTGAAAAGCAAGTTGCTATCATTTACTGCGGAACAAAAGGACTTTTGAATAAAGTTCCCGTAAACCGTATCAAAGAATTCGAAGAAGAATTCATCCACTTCATGGATCAAAAACACAGGGATGCGCTGGATACATTGAAGTCAGGTAAATTGACCGATGAGGTGACTAAAACTATTGAGAAAGTAGCTGCAGATCTCAGCGAGAAGTACAGCAACTAAGTGAAGTTTCGCTTTAATGAAAGCTTAAGCGCAAATGGCAAATCTTAAAGAAATACGATCGCGAATTACCTCGGTAAACTCTACCATGCAGATCACCTCTGCCATGAAAATGGTGTCGGCTGCAAAGCTGAGAAGGGCCCAAGACAAGGTCACTCGCATGCGTCCTTATGCTTTGAAGCTACAGGAGATTTTGCAGAATGTTGGTAATTCGCCCAGCGTTTCTGAAAATGTATATGCTCAACAGCGAGAAGTAAAACGACTGCTCATTATTTCGGTAACCTCAAACAGAGGGCTTTGCGGAGCATTCAACAACAATGTGATCAAGCAGGCAAAATTGATCATTGAAGCACACCCGGGTGCGGAGATAAAGGTCCTTTCTGTTGGAAAGAAGTCTTTTGACGCATTCAAAAAGACGAGTCATGTTCCAGGTGTTGGATATCCTTCAGAGCCTTACACGATATATGAAAACTTGAATTTTGATGAGTCGTCAATCATCGCTCAAAGCGTGATGGATAAGTTTGCTGAAGGCAAGATTGACAAGGTTGTACTGATTTACAACTCTTTCAAGAATGCCGCAGTACAAATTTTGAAAGAGGAGCAGTTTCTTCCGATTTTACCACCTGAGCCAACGGATAGCTTGGTTCAAAGTGACTACATTTTCGAGCCTGGAAAGGATGAAATCGTAAATGAATTAATACCTAAGACTTTGAAAACTCAGCTTTACAAAGCAATATTAGACTCCAATGCTTCTGAGCATGGCGCTCGAATGACTGCTATGCACAAGGCTACCGACAACGCTTCGGAGATGGTAAAAGACTTGAAACTCACATACAACAAAGCGAGACAAGCCGCTATTACAAATGAGATTTTAGAAATCGTAGCGGGTGCAGAAGCCCTAAGCGATTCATAAACATCTCTTTGATGAAAGCTAAACCCCACCGGATGGTGGGGTTTCTTTTTTTGGTGTAATTTCTGCTGTGCAATCAGAACCTACAATGTCTCGAAATCGACTTATAAATCTGCTTTTGATTATCCTCGGCTTAGCCCTCATCTTGCTGGCCGACAGTATATCATCCGCTCTTTTGTCAGAGACAAACAAAATAGATCAAGCAGAAGATTTTGCACAAACACTGGATGAGAAAACGGATAAAGCAGTTCGGGCCATTCACGAACTACAGTCCGATATTGAAGCCTATGGACCAAAACGAGCGCAAGCGCTCAGATCAGAAGGATTTAAAGCTCTCTTTCAGGAAGAAAACATTGCTCTTTTTGTTTTTAGAAACGATGACCTCATTCTCTGGACTGACAATACGATCTCTCCTGAATCTGCAAGGAGGGCAGCAACCCTTGGCACCGAAATTTATCATTTTGAAAATGGTTGGTATCGACTCGTATACTTCACCAATGGTATTGATGAGTATGTTTCTGCCATTCTTATTTCAAGAACTTTCCCTTATCATAATGAATACCTGCTCAGCGGCTTCACAGACGATTTCAAACAAGACAATGTAGAGGCTATCCATCTTACCGGCGCAGAAGGTAGGGTAAAGCTTAAGGCTGATCATCAGAATTTCTATCTATCATTTTCGGACGAAGAATCCAGATCAAAGAAAAAGGCTTTCTTTTTTGCTCTTACTGCATTACTTGGTGGCGGCTTAGTTCTGTTCGCCATTCTCTCGGTCTATCTGGCTGAATCAACTGGTCGAAAAAAATATGTGCTCTTTCCCTCGCTGGTCATCACTCTTGTAGGCCTTCGTTACTTCACCTTGAAAGCAGACTGGCCGTCCGTAACGGCTAACTTAGCAGCATTCGATCCCGTTCTCTACGCTTCTTCCGTCATATCTCCCACCTTCGCAGACTTCCTGATCAATGTGCTCTTAATATTTGTCCTGTCTTTTCTCGCAAGGCAAGGCATGGCTCAGGCCAAAAAAGGAAATGGTGAGCCAAAATTTCTTGTTGCTTTTTTCTTAGGTGGGGCTCTACTGTTTCTTCAAGGAGCGTGGATTAATCAGGTAGCAAAGGAGCTGGTCTTAAATTCATCTGTTCCTTTCGAAATAAATAACCTAAATCAACTTACCCTGAGTAGCTTATTTGGTGTTCTCTCCGTGGGTGTTTTGTATTTCAGCGCCCTGATGATCGCGGACGGCCTCTCGCTTTTTGCCAAAATCAAAGGCTTGATTTTCAAATCCGCACTCTTATCCGGTCTGATTCTAACATTGATTTGGGTCGTTGGAACGCACACGGTCGGAATCAAGGATTTGGCCTTCGTATTGTGGCCTCCATTTGTTTTGATCGCCTTACTTTATTCTCGACTGCTTACCCAATCCACCGTTTTCCGTTTTCCGGAAGGTGCGCTTATTCTCATCGTTTTTTCCTCTCTCGGGGCATACAACTTCAAAAAGTATATGCAACATCGAGAGCAAAGTGAGGTAGAAATCATAGCAGAAAAGCTGGCCATAAACGATGACCCTATTGCTGAAGTGCTCTTTGATGGTCAAATGGAAGAGTTGGTTAGGGACCCGAATGTGAGAACCCTTTTTGAGCAAGAAGAACTTCACTCGAGAGAAACATTAGAAGATTACATCGTCTCGCGATACTTCACCGGATACTGGAGTAAATACGACATCACTCTCCACGCATTTACCACAGATAAGTCAGTCTGGGGAAAACTACCTGCCACCCGACCGAGTGGATTTGATGATCTTGAGAAAGATCTAGTCACATATAGCGATTTGGATAGTTTAGAAGAAGGTTTTCACTTCTTGTACAATGCTCCCGATCGAATTGCCTACATCGGCGTATTGCCCCTGAACTACAACTTACGTGAAACTCCTGACGGATTCCTCATCTTTGAATTTGCCTCCACCCTATTTCCTCAGCAAGTGGGGTTTCCCAACCTGCTGATTGATAGAGAGCTGGGAAGCAAAAAAGAGAATGAGCAATACTCCACCGCGAGATATTCTGATGGGCGATTAACCAATAGCCGAGGAGAATACCCCTACCCATCAAAACCGGAGGTATTCCGAAGACAGATCACAGATGGCATAAAATTTTTCCCGTTAAGGGGTTATGAGCACTACATCTCTGCTTTTAATGATGACGATGTGGTGGTGGTATCCAAAGAGCTTTATGGCCCTCTGGACAAAATAACCATGGTGACTTACCTCAGCGTGATTTATGGAATCCTTTTCTCCTTGATGATTGCCCTGTTTCGCTTTCGCCAAAACAGGGAGTTCTTGCGTCTCAATCTGAACCGAAAAGTTCAGGCGCTATTGGTCATCCTTACGGTCACTACCATGGTCCTGTTTTCATTGGCTACTAAGTATTACATAGAAGAAAAATACAGTGAAAAAAACGAGCGCCTCATCTCTGAAAAAATGCACTCGATCCTATTGGAGTTGGAAAACAAACTCGAAGATGAGGAAGGACTTAACTACGAAATGTCCGATTACCTTAACCGCATCCTCTCTCAGTTTTCGGTCATTTTCTTTACGGATATCAATCTTTTCAATCCTCAAGGCGATTTGATCGCGTCAAGCCAAATGAGGATGTTTAATGAAGGTCTGATCAGCAGAAAAATTGATCCAACTGCATACGCCTACATGCACTATCTGGATCAAATAGAATACATACAGGAAGAGGCCGTAGGAGAACTTTCATACTTATCAGCATACTCTCCCCTTCTCAATAAAAGAGGGGAAATAATTGGTTATGCGAACCTCCCCTACTTTGCCCGACAAACAGAATTGACTAATGAAATTTCGAGCTTCTTGGTATCTGTTATTAACCTCTTCGTGCTGGTTTTTGTACTTTCCTTGATCATTGCGCTCTTCATTTCGCAGTGGATCACTTTGCCACTCCGATCGATAAGGGAAAGCCTTTCGGCAATTGAGCTGGGGAAAGCAAACCGATTGGTGGGTTACAAAGGCCAGGACGAAATAGGATTGCTCGTGGATGAATACAATGCCAAAGTATCAGAGCTGGAAATGAATGCCGCCAAACTGAGTCAGTCTGAACGCGAATCAGCTTGGCGCGAAATGGCCAAACAAGTAGCCCATGAGATCAAAAACCCTCTTACTCCAATGAAGCTCAGTGTCCAACATTTGGAAAGGACTCTCCTCGCTGATGGATCTGTAGATGAGGAGAAGGTAACGCGCGTAATGAAAAATCTAATTGAGCAAATAGACACCCTCACTACCATAGCTAATGCATTTTCGGGCTTTGCAAAGATGCCGAAGGCCAAAGTAGAAACCATCAACTTAAAAGATACGGTAGAGAGTGCCGTAGAGCTCTTCAGCGGATTTGATCGAATAGACTTCGAAACGATCTATCCGGCAAAAGACTCTTGCTTTGTGAAAGCCGATAAAGACCAATCGATCAGACTATTCAACAACCTTTTGAAAAATGCAGTTCAATCGATGACCGAAGAAAGAAGAGGTCATATATCGATTGAGATTAGAGAAGAAACCGATGGCTACGCGACCCTCATTTCCGATAATGGATCAGGTATCGAGAAAAATCAGATGCCGAAGCTATTCATCCCAAACTTTACTACGAAAACCAGAGGAATGGGATTGGGGCTAGCGATGTCGAAAAACATCGTTGAGAATTTTGGGGGAGAAATTTCCTTTACCAGTGAATTGGGCAAAGGAAGTCAGTTTAAGGTTTGGCTCCCTAAGGCCTAAGTTCAAATCGTTTTTTCTTACATGTTCGACTTTTCAAATCCTTCAGACTATCCGAATCGCCAACACTTCCTTTCGAGGAATCTTTGAATTTGATTTTTCCCTTTCCATAAAATGAAGATCCTTTTTCAAAAACAATCTCGGCCGAGCCTTCCAAGATCACCTTACCATTTCGAAGCAACTCCAAATCACCACCTTCTTCCACAACTATTTTGCTGTCTTTAAGAAGCCGTACTTCCTCTCCAATTGTCAATTTAGCTCCACTTTTTATACGCAATACTGTCGGTGAAGAAAAGTACACATCGCCGGCCACAGTATCGGGTTCCACGAACCGAGTGATGGTTTTGCCACGATCCAGAGTCAAAACAGACTCCACACAAAGGTCTGTACCCGCTTGGTTGTGGTTGTTCAATAGAATATCCGATCCCGCCCAGCGCCGAGGCTCTTTCAGCAAGGTATCGTTAAATGAAACTTCAACTTTAATGGAAAGATCAGGCCGTGTCTCCAAAATTCTCATCGAAATGCCGTTCAAATAAATTGTATCCGAGTTCTGAGAGTGATTCGATTTGCCCTTTCTTGCGTTCACATGCGTAATCGTCGAGGCAGTAGATGGAT
Protein-coding regions in this window:
- the atpA gene encoding F0F1 ATP synthase subunit alpha, producing the protein MAEVKPAEVSAILKEQLAGFKSEAELEEAGSVLQVGDGIARIYGLSSVQAGELIEFETGLRGIVLNLEEDNVGAVLLGSSEGIKEGDVVKRTGLISSIKVGEGMLGRVVNTLGEPIDGKGPIQGELLEMPIERKAPGVIYRQPVDEPLQTGIKAIDAMIPVGRGQRELIIGDRQTGKSTVAIDTIINQKEFYDRGEPVFCIYVAIGQKGSTVAQIAKTLDDAGALDYTVIVAANASDPAPMQFLAPFSGAAIGEFFRDTGRPALIVFDDLSKQAVAYREVSLLLRRPPGREAYPGDVFYLHSRLLERAAKVINSDEIAAQMNDLPPSLKGRVKGGGSLTALPIIETQAGDVSAYIPTNVISITDGQIFLESNLFLSGVRPAINVGISVSRVGGAAQIKSMKKVAGTLKLDQAQYRELEAFAKFGSDLDAATMSVLGKGARNVEILKQAQNSPMSVEKQVAIIYCGTKGLLNKVPVNRIKEFEEEFIHFMDQKHRDALDTLKSGKLTDEVTKTIEKVAADLSEKYSN
- the atpG gene encoding ATP synthase F1 subunit gamma; the encoded protein is MANLKEIRSRITSVNSTMQITSAMKMVSAAKLRRAQDKVTRMRPYALKLQEILQNVGNSPSVSENVYAQQREVKRLLIISVTSNRGLCGAFNNNVIKQAKLIIEAHPGAEIKVLSVGKKSFDAFKKTSHVPGVGYPSEPYTIYENLNFDESSIIAQSVMDKFAEGKIDKVVLIYNSFKNAAVQILKEEQFLPILPPEPTDSLVQSDYIFEPGKDEIVNELIPKTLKTQLYKAILDSNASEHGARMTAMHKATDNASEMVKDLKLTYNKARQAAITNEILEIVAGAEALSDS
- a CDS encoding HAMP domain-containing sensor histidine kinase, with amino-acid sequence MSRNRLINLLLIILGLALILLADSISSALLSETNKIDQAEDFAQTLDEKTDKAVRAIHELQSDIEAYGPKRAQALRSEGFKALFQEENIALFVFRNDDLILWTDNTISPESARRAATLGTEIYHFENGWYRLVYFTNGIDEYVSAILISRTFPYHNEYLLSGFTDDFKQDNVEAIHLTGAEGRVKLKADHQNFYLSFSDEESRSKKKAFFFALTALLGGGLVLFAILSVYLAESTGRKKYVLFPSLVITLVGLRYFTLKADWPSVTANLAAFDPVLYASSVISPTFADFLINVLLIFVLSFLARQGMAQAKKGNGEPKFLVAFFLGGALLFLQGAWINQVAKELVLNSSVPFEINNLNQLTLSSLFGVLSVGVLYFSALMIADGLSLFAKIKGLIFKSALLSGLILTLIWVVGTHTVGIKDLAFVLWPPFVLIALLYSRLLTQSTVFRFPEGALILIVFSSLGAYNFKKYMQHREQSEVEIIAEKLAINDDPIAEVLFDGQMEELVRDPNVRTLFEQEELHSRETLEDYIVSRYFTGYWSKYDITLHAFTTDKSVWGKLPATRPSGFDDLEKDLVTYSDLDSLEEGFHFLYNAPDRIAYIGVLPLNYNLRETPDGFLIFEFASTLFPQQVGFPNLLIDRELGSKKENEQYSTARYSDGRLTNSRGEYPYPSKPEVFRRQITDGIKFFPLRGYEHYISAFNDDDVVVVSKELYGPLDKITMVTYLSVIYGILFSLMIALFRFRQNREFLRLNLNRKVQALLVILTVTTMVLFSLATKYYIEEKYSEKNERLISEKMHSILLELENKLEDEEGLNYEMSDYLNRILSQFSVIFFTDINLFNPQGDLIASSQMRMFNEGLISRKIDPTAYAYMHYLDQIEYIQEEAVGELSYLSAYSPLLNKRGEIIGYANLPYFARQTELTNEISSFLVSVINLFVLVFVLSLIIALFISQWITLPLRSIRESLSAIELGKANRLVGYKGQDEIGLLVDEYNAKVSELEMNAAKLSQSERESAWREMAKQVAHEIKNPLTPMKLSVQHLERTLLADGSVDEEKVTRVMKNLIEQIDTLTTIANAFSGFAKMPKAKVETINLKDTVESAVELFSGFDRIDFETIYPAKDSCFVKADKDQSIRLFNNLLKNAVQSMTEERRGHISIEIREETDGYATLISDNGSGIEKNQMPKLFIPNFTTKTRGMGLGLAMSKNIVENFGGEISFTSELGKGSQFKVWLPKA